A stretch of Clostridium formicaceticum DNA encodes these proteins:
- a CDS encoding response regulator produces the protein MEDMDNKNTVLFVDDEIGVLNALERALFGEAYRCVFASSGMEALKIMEEEAISVIVTDMRMPGMDGLKLLRAVKEKYPDVVKIVLSGYAQISQVLSTINQIDIFKFILKPWDTEAELQPILQKAVEYYNLQQESKKAKDTLEKRNALYQGSLKKVEERLKQHKVDFNNSRRLCNVVMKDIKEIIKEHGAEEDGALEEIIKKIDEMQTLYDSYLEALPLEYDVFPVKRLIEGLTSQMQENDLAYMADIKEDRDKFHNVKCYGNFKLVHRIISYVISYTKKPQFIKKPKILTTIQDGHLCFVISIALIEGEDTAYKKHGFYRDMNMLQEVCKATNLVMCIAEEQQQIVVKIQIPIQS, from the coding sequence ATGGAGGATATGGATAATAAAAACACTGTTTTATTTGTAGATGATGAAATAGGAGTATTAAATGCTTTAGAAAGGGCTTTGTTTGGAGAAGCTTATCGATGTGTTTTTGCTTCTAGTGGTATGGAGGCACTAAAAATTATGGAGGAAGAAGCGATAAGTGTCATTGTAACAGATATGAGAATGCCAGGAATGGATGGTCTAAAACTATTAAGAGCTGTTAAGGAAAAATATCCTGACGTAGTGAAAATCGTGCTTTCAGGTTATGCACAGATATCTCAAGTGTTATCTACCATAAATCAAATAGATATATTTAAATTTATCTTAAAACCATGGGACACAGAGGCAGAGTTACAGCCTATTCTCCAAAAAGCTGTAGAATATTATAACCTACAGCAAGAGAGTAAAAAGGCAAAAGATACCCTAGAAAAGAGAAATGCCCTGTATCAAGGAAGTTTAAAAAAAGTTGAAGAGAGATTAAAGCAGCATAAAGTGGATTTTAATAACAGCAGGAGATTATGTAATGTTGTTATGAAGGACATCAAAGAAATAATCAAAGAGCATGGAGCTGAAGAAGATGGGGCACTGGAAGAAATAATAAAAAAAATAGATGAGATGCAAACTTTATACGATAGTTATTTAGAAGCATTGCCTTTAGAATATGATGTATTTCCTGTGAAAAGATTGATAGAGGGTTTGACCAGTCAAATGCAAGAGAATGACTTAGCGTATATGGCTGATATAAAGGAAGATAGGGATAAATTTCATAATGTAAAATGTTACGGAAATTTTAAGCTAGTACACAGGATAATAAGTTATGTTATTAGTTATACAAAAAAACCACAATTCATTAAAAAACCTAAAATCCTCACGACTATTCAGGATGGCCATTTGTGTTTTGTAATTTCTATAGCTTTAATAGAGGGGGAGGATACTGCATATAAAAAGCATGGATTTTATAGGGATATGAATATGTTACAGGAGGTATGTAAAGCAACCAATCTGGTGATGTGTATCGCTGAAGAACAGCAACAGATTGTTGTGAAAATACAAATACCCATACAATCTTAA